TGTTGCAGCGATTGTAGCGGTTCCTGGAACACCAGCAGTTCCAAGTCCAACAATTAATGTATAAACTACAAGTAAGACATATTGCATTGTAGTGAATGGAATATTAAGGGCATTGATGCTGAATACAGCCAATAGAATTGGCCAAATACCAGTACATGCAGCCATACCAACATTTGCTCCCAGACCCGCAACAAATGCTGCAATATCATCTTTTACACCGAGTTTTGTTGTAACTTGATCAATAACAACTGGAACAGTACCGATGCTGCTTTGTGATGTAAAGGCAACAACTTGAGCTGGCCAAATTGCTTTGAAGAACTTGATTGGGTTCATCTTGGCAAAAAGTCGGATTAAAACACCGTTAACAACGAATGCTTGGAAGAAACTTAAGATATATGCAATAACAATTACGAATACAAATGAAGCCAGGTCTTTTCCGCCATCACGTGTTGGAACGTTTGCGATATAAGCAACGACTGCATAAGGCGTCAAACGAATGATTGATTTAACAAATGTGTTTGTAAGCTTGTTTGCGGACTCAAAGAATTTCATCATGGGTGCAGCACCTTCGGGATCCTTAGTGTTAAATTTAACCAATGCGATACCGATGATAACTGAGAAAATAATAATAGGAATAACTTGATTTTCAGCAACATGACGAACAATGTTACTTGGGAAGAAACCAACAATTGTATCAATGAATGTTGGTACTTCTTTAGCAACGTAATCTGTTGGTAAAGTAATGTTGAATCCCGATCCAAGTTTGAGGCCACCAGCCACAAGAACTGTAATTGTGCTGGCAATTGCCGTATTTAACAACAACCAGAATACAGAACTGAATCCGAGTGTACGTAATCGTTTGATGCTATCAAGCGATGCAATGCTTGAGATAATACTAAAGAATAACAATGGGGCAACAATTGAATAAATTAATTGTGTAAAGATGCGTCCAAAGGGTGTAACGTATTCCGTGCTTCCTTGGAATAGAAAACCAATTACCAATCCAAATCCAAGGGCAATAATTGTTCGAATCCCAAAATTAACATGCTTCTTCGCAAGATAATACAGGAAACCATAAACTCCTAATGTCACAGCCAATGCTATAACAGGCAGATAATTACTCATAAATCCTCCTCATAAAAAAAAGTGCCACGGCACTTGAAATATCATCTGTAATAAAAGTATTTTCTAAATGTCGTTATTTGACATGTGTAAAACTACACATGTGTGTATTTGTGGTGGGTTGGGTTTTGCAACAGATAACGAGATTCATAAAATGCTCCTTTACATACAACACATGTATGTTTACTATGTGGTGTACGATTATCATATAGAATTCAAAATTATATGTCAACGAATATACCTCACTATCTTTGTTTGTTATAATAGGTGGGAGATTTAGGAGAAACTATGAAAAAAATAATTGTTGTTGGTGGAGGACCGTCAGGTATGATGGCGGCAATCTCGTCAAAGGAGCATTGGCCACATGCTCATGTAATGTTAATTGAACGCAATGAGAAGTTGGGTAAGAAGCTTCGTTTAACGGGCGGGGGACGCTGCAATGTCACTGCTGATGTCTCAGTCGATGAGGTTATCAAGTATGTACCAAAGAATGGAAAGTTCTTATACAGTGCTTTGAATAACTTTAATCCGCAGGATATTCAGAAGTTTTTTGCAGATAACGAGTGTGAACTCAAAATGGAGGATCATTACCGAATGTTTCCTGCCTCAAATAAGTCACAATCAATTGTTGAGGCACTTCAACGCCGATTGGACACACTAAAAGTTGAGATTTGTTTGCACTCTTTTGTAGAAAGCGTCGATACCTCAAAACAAGAGATTGTAATGAATGGCAAAACAATTGCCTATGATGCAATCATCTTTGCAACCGGGAGTCGTACATTATCTGGGACGGGGTCTGATGGTAATGGGTATGGGCTTGCTGAGGCTGTTGGACACACGATAACCGAATTACTTCCAGCTGAGGTTCCACTTGTATCAAACGAATTATTTATTCAAGAAAAGACCTTACAAGGGCTCTCGTTTCATGATGTGACGTTGAGTGTACTACAAGGGAAGAAAGTGAAAAAAGCAATTACCCATGATTTGCTCATTACACATTTTGGACTCTCCGGTCCTGCTGCATTACGAGGTAGTTTCTACATTCAACAGGTTCTACCGAAAGAGACACCCGCACGCATTCAAATTGATTTCTTGCCAAGTATAAGTATCGATCAGTTGATGCAATCGGAGTCATTGGATGAAATGCTTCTTGAACAGGGAATACAGAAGCGCCTGCTCGCTTATTTTAATGAACGCGCAACAAACAAGAATGAGTTAATAGACCTCGTCAAACGTTTCCCTATGACAATTTATGAGACGCGAGGCTTCTCACATGCCTTTGTAACCAACGGAGGAGTTTCACTCAAGGAAATTGATCCCAAAACAATGAAATCAAAGATTGATTCGCATGTATCCTTTGTTGGCGAGTTGATGGACTATAATGCCTTTACCGGAGGATTCAATATTACGTCTGCCTTTGCCACAGGATATACTGCTGGTCAATACGCACTTCAAGACAACGCGTAAAAACGTTATTTTTTTTGTAGCTGTTTTTCATAATCCTATGATATAGTAGACAAGAATAAAGGAGATAATTATGTTAACGCGACATTCAGGTCCAGGTTGGATGGCAACCGGATTCTTATTTTACATTCCAATTTACGCATTATTTTATGGATTCTATCTAAAAAAACAAACCAAAAAGGCCAAAATTAGTTGGACACTCTTGTTTGTTTATACCTTTTTAGTATTTGATTTAACACAATTTCCCTACCCAATTGGTGAAAGTGCAAGGGAGCATGTAGCAACACAACACAGCTTCCGCTATAACCTTGTCCCTTTAGATAATTTCATTGAAAATTTCTTCATTAGTTTTCGTCCCCGTTATCTTTTTGAGAACTTTATGAACGTCATGATTTTTATACCCTTTGGTTTTTTGGTAGCCAATGTACTTAAAGGAAATAAAAGATTTGTCAAAGTTCTACTCATCAGTTTTGGATTTACTTTGATGATTGAGTTACTTCAACTTGTGACATCAATGACAGGCATGAATGTACGAATTTTTGATGTTGATGATCTCATTTTTAATACCATCGGTGGTGTTATCGGTTATCTGTGTTTTGCTATTATAAGATCCATCCAAGCAAAAAGAAAGCATTCATAAAAAAGTCAGCCCCAAGGGACCGACTTTTTTTTATTCTACGATAGTTTGCGACTCTGTCTTAACAGCATCAAGGACTTCAGTAACGGTTGCTGAATCAACATCGTTTTCAACGAGTGCTGATTTAAGTGTTCCCATAACATCAATCTCAGGAGTTCCTCCTGCAGCGATTCCGTTTTGAACACCACCAAGCATACCGCCGGCAAATGATTTCACAACGCCTGTTAAGGCATCGGAAGCAACTTTAGAAGCAAGAATTTTCATAATCATGTCAAGGAACTGATTTCCTTGATTTTTTGCTGGGGCTGCTGAACCACCTGTTAATTGTGATAAAGCACCACCGAGTAGCGTATCGAGCATTCCTTTTTGTTGGGGTTGTGCTGCTTGTGTGTTACCACCACCGCCACCACCTAATAAACCACCAAGTAATGAACTTAATGAGCCAGCATTAATTCCGTTTTGCTCGAGTTGTGTCTGGGCTGCGTTGTTCGCACCACCTTCGGTAATTCCTTTAATTGCATTGGTTAGTAAATCGGCTGTGTTACCATCAGACCCAGTTGGCGTATCTGCTTGCTTAGCGCCACCGGTCAATGAACCAAGTAAACCACCGAGCAGGTCGCCGCCGTCACCTGAAACAGCATCTGAGATTGAGTTAAGCAGCTCGTTGTCTCCTTTACCATCCCCGTCTTTATCTGGATTTACCAGATTGAATAAATCTTTTAAATCAGGCATTATATATCCCCTCCTTGTATAGTCACAGTATATTCGTTTTCGGAACGCGATTACAATTGAAACGCACAGAAATATATATACAAAAAAAGAGCCGAGGCTCTTTAATCATTTTTTTGCGCTTTCTTGATTTGGTAAACCTTCAAAAGGATGAATCCAACAACACTGACACCAATGACTGAGAGGATTAATGTTTGCCATGATCCAAAGAAGCTAATCGCAATGTAGTTTAATACAAGAACAATCAGGGTTAAGACTGCAAGGATTAAATAAAACTGTTTTGGTGCAACCTTAAAATATTTCGTGATGACGCTGAACTTTTTTTCGAGTAAGTAGCTGACACCAAATAGGATGGCGGCAATAATGATAACCAATAGATTAATTTGTAAAAATTCCATATGAAATCCCCTTTATGTTTGTATTTATTATACATGTGTTGCGCCCAAAATTCTATTCAATTACCGTAAACAGTTTGTACCAGCTTAAAAGCCTGAGTTTGGTAGTATGAAACACCTGTGTTAAAGGGGGTTCCGTTTTCCATATATGCTGTAACGTGCATCTTGATGACGGCATGACCCACTGGTATGTTGAGGAAATTTGCAATAGTTTCGTCTGCATTTATAGCGTCTAAGCGTTGGTCAGCGTGTGCAAAATGAATGCCTCTTTTTCCCAGTAAATCATAGAGGGAGGCATCCAAGTCTTCAGGTCGAATCGTTCCTATCAAGTCGGTTGGGAAGAAAACGTGCTCATGCGCAACGGGAACATCATTTGCATAACGCGTACGAATAACTTCCCATACTGGGGTGCCAAGAGCAATTTTAAGTTCGGATGCAATGAGTTCAGTGGCAGGGATTTTTTTGAGTGACTTGTTGTGAGAGGTTACGGATAATGAACGCATAACCGCTTCGCGCGTAAAGCCGATACCATTTCGAAACTCAATAAATTGGGGGCGGTATTAACAAAAGTACCCCGTCCATGTTGCTTGTTAAGAATTCGATCGTTAACCAAGTCATCCAATGCCTTGCGAATTGTAACACGCGATACATTCAAAGCAGCAACAAGTTCATACTCAGAATCAATCATTTGTCCAGGTTGGTAAAACCCTGTCGCTATCTTGTTTTTTATATAGTCTTTGACTATTTCGTTCTTAGTTTTCATGTGACCATTATAACGGAAACAACTTGATGATTCAACTTGTATTGACAAGTTGAGCAAAGGTGCTAAACTTGAAGGAAGGAGGTAATCATTATGAGAATTGGTGTCGCACGACGAAATATTACGCCATCTATTGGGACAGAGATGGGTGGATATGGTATTGAGAGAAAATCAAAAGGTGTCCATGATGCCTTATATACGAAAGTAGTTATTATAGATACACATATATTTATTGGGTTAGATCTTGTTGCAATTGACCACAATTTACGCGAACGCATCGAATCACGAGTTGATTTACATGGGTATACAATGAGTCTGAGCGCGAGTCACACGCATTCAGGCCCTGCAGGAACACTTGATACATCAGGAATGCTTAAAGGGATGTCTCATGTAT
The window above is part of the Erysipelothrix sp. HDW6C genome. Proteins encoded here:
- a CDS encoding dicarboxylate/amino acid:cation symporter, with protein sequence MSNYLPVIALAVTLGVYGFLYYLAKKHVNFGIRTIIALGFGLVIGFLFQGSTEYVTPFGRIFTQLIYSIVAPLLFFSIISSIASLDSIKRLRTLGFSSVFWLLLNTAIASTITVLVAGGLKLGSGFNITLPTDYVAKEVPTFIDTIVGFFPSNIVRHVAENQVIPIIIFSVIIGIALVKFNTKDPEGAAPMMKFFESANKLTNTFVKSIIRLTPYAVVAYIANVPTRDGGKDLASFVFVIVIAYILSFFQAFVVNGVLIRLFAKMNPIKFFKAIWPAQVVAFTSQSSIGTVPVVIDQVTTKLGVKDDIAAFVAGLGANVGMAACTGIWPILLAVFSINALNIPFTTMQYVLLVVYTLIVGLGTAGVPGTATIAATAVLTAAGLPIEIIFVLSPISAIVDMARTMANVTGSATATVIVATRQNAITEPTA
- a CDS encoding NAD(P)/FAD-dependent oxidoreductase; translated protein: MKKIIVVGGGPSGMMAAISSKEHWPHAHVMLIERNEKLGKKLRLTGGGRCNVTADVSVDEVIKYVPKNGKFLYSALNNFNPQDIQKFFADNECELKMEDHYRMFPASNKSQSIVEALQRRLDTLKVEICLHSFVESVDTSKQEIVMNGKTIAYDAIIFATGSRTLSGTGSDGNGYGLAEAVGHTITELLPAEVPLVSNELFIQEKTLQGLSFHDVTLSVLQGKKVKKAITHDLLITHFGLSGPAALRGSFYIQQVLPKETPARIQIDFLPSISIDQLMQSESLDEMLLEQGIQKRLLAYFNERATNKNELIDLVKRFPMTIYETRGFSHAFVTNGGVSLKEIDPKTMKSKIDSHVSFVGELMDYNAFTGGFNITSAFATGYTAGQYALQDNA
- a CDS encoding VanZ family protein, producing the protein MLTRHSGPGWMATGFLFYIPIYALFYGFYLKKQTKKAKISWTLLFVYTFLVFDLTQFPYPIGESAREHVATQHSFRYNLVPLDNFIENFFISFRPRYLFENFMNVMIFIPFGFLVANVLKGNKRFVKVLLISFGFTLMIELLQLVTSMTGMNVRIFDVDDLIFNTIGGVIGYLCFAIIRSIQAKRKHS
- a CDS encoding UTRA domain-containing protein, with translation MRSLSVTSHNKSLKKIPATELIASELKIALGTPVWEVIRTRYANDVPVAHEHVFFPTDLIGTIRPEDLDASLYDLLGKRGIHFAHADQRLDAINADETIANFLNIPVGHAVIKMHVTAYMENGTPFNTGVSYYQTQAFKLVQTVYGN
- a CDS encoding GntR family transcriptional regulator, producing MKTKNEIVKDYIKNKIATGFYQPGQMIDSEYELVAALNVSRVTIRKALDDLVNDRILNKQHGRGTFVNTAPNLLSFEMVSALRAKRLCVHYP